In Rhizobium sp. ZPR4, a genomic segment contains:
- a CDS encoding cyclopropane-fatty-acyl-phospholipid synthase family protein, whose amino-acid sequence MASTLFSLIKKIIRKGSLQLTLASGETHLVGDGTGETVAVRFADQQAEDAIARDPTLKLGEMYMEGRFILEQGDIYEFLSLVKQNTTNEVFDLRMAVLLIGRIAWQQIKSRSPINRNKYNVAHHYDLSAKLFDLFLDEDWQYSCAYFNPPGISLYEAQLAKKRHIAAKLLVEPGQKVLEIGSGWGGMAMYLAEAYPGLDVTGITLSEEQLKVSRERAAKRGLSDRVRFELQDYRYLTGEKFDRIVSVGMFEHVGIGDYGKFFRKVSELLDDNGVMLLHSIARPKPSFATNAFIEKYIFPGGYIPSIGETTPPLEKAGLLTRDVETLPMHYAYTLRHWRNRFVARKADAVALYDEKFFRMWEFYLAGSEMGFRWDELFIMQLQITKNQFAVPDNRNYIAEREAKLKEFEAVRAPLEKVTF is encoded by the coding sequence ATGGCGTCCACGCTTTTTTCTCTCATCAAGAAAATCATCCGTAAAGGTTCGCTCCAGCTTACACTCGCATCCGGCGAGACCCATCTGGTTGGCGATGGAACCGGAGAGACGGTTGCCGTCCGGTTTGCCGATCAGCAGGCAGAAGATGCTATCGCCCGCGATCCGACGCTTAAGCTCGGCGAAATGTATATGGAGGGCCGCTTCATCCTCGAGCAGGGGGATATCTACGAATTCCTGTCGCTGGTGAAGCAGAACACAACCAATGAAGTTTTCGATCTCCGGATGGCGGTGCTGCTGATTGGCCGCATCGCCTGGCAGCAGATCAAGAGCCGCTCGCCGATCAACCGCAACAAGTACAATGTTGCGCATCACTACGATCTGTCGGCGAAGCTGTTCGATCTCTTCCTCGATGAGGATTGGCAGTATTCCTGCGCCTATTTCAATCCGCCCGGCATCAGCCTCTATGAAGCGCAACTGGCCAAGAAGCGCCACATCGCCGCCAAGCTGCTGGTCGAGCCCGGTCAGAAGGTGCTGGAGATCGGCTCCGGTTGGGGCGGCATGGCCATGTATCTCGCCGAAGCCTATCCAGGTCTCGATGTGACCGGCATCACGCTTAGCGAAGAACAGCTCAAAGTATCGCGTGAACGGGCGGCCAAGCGCGGCCTCTCCGATCGCGTCCGCTTCGAGCTGCAGGACTATCGCTACCTGACGGGCGAGAAGTTCGACCGTATCGTCTCGGTCGGCATGTTCGAGCATGTCGGCATCGGCGATTACGGCAAGTTCTTCCGCAAGGTTTCGGAGCTGCTTGACGATAATGGCGTCATGCTGCTGCACTCCATCGCCCGCCCGAAGCCGAGCTTTGCCACCAACGCCTTCATCGAGAAGTATATTTTCCCGGGCGGATACATCCCGTCGATCGGCGAGACCACGCCGCCGCTGGAAAAGGCCGGCTTGCTCACCAGGGACGTCGAGACCCTGCCGATGCACTATGCCTATACGCTGAGGCACTGGCGCAACCGCTTCGTGGCGCGCAAGGCCGATGCCGTCGCGCTTTACGACGAGAAGTTCTTCCGCATGTGGGAGTTCTATCTGGCTGGCTCCGAAATGGGCTTCCGCTGGGATGAGCTCTTCATCATGCAGCTCCAGATCACCAAGAACCAGTTCGCCGTGCCGGACAATCGCAATTACATCGCGGAGCGCGAAGCGAAGCTGAAGGAGTTCGAGGCAGTGCGCGCACCTTTGGAGAAGGTGACGTTCTGA
- a CDS encoding MipA/OmpV family protein produces MSGLSVLAYAGAAEAGDGQHLWSGDWYLSVGAAGFSAPKFEGGKHNKLQWSPLVSIGRQGPGPRFSSRNDNPSFALIESDAFRIGIVGKFVPSRDSSDGHELRGLKKVKWGLEAGGFAEAYPTDWLRARVEVRQGIRAHSGVVADAAVDAFTDITPELRASAGPRMTLASTDYFDAYYGVNARESAASGLSGYKPGGGVKSVGFGGALTWKATQNWTTSTFLEYTRLTGPAADSSLVRERGDRNQLLIGVSASYKFNFTMN; encoded by the coding sequence ATTAGCGGCCTCTCAGTCCTCGCCTATGCCGGCGCTGCCGAGGCGGGTGATGGCCAGCATCTCTGGTCGGGTGATTGGTACCTAAGCGTCGGTGCGGCCGGTTTCTCCGCGCCGAAGTTCGAAGGCGGCAAGCACAACAAGCTGCAGTGGTCGCCGCTGGTCTCGATCGGCCGGCAGGGTCCAGGTCCGCGTTTTTCCTCGCGCAACGACAATCCCTCCTTTGCCCTCATCGAGAGCGACGCATTCCGCATCGGTATCGTCGGCAAATTCGTGCCGAGCCGCGACAGCAGCGATGGCCACGAGCTGAGGGGGCTGAAGAAGGTCAAGTGGGGTCTCGAGGCCGGCGGTTTTGCCGAAGCCTATCCCACGGACTGGTTACGCGCCCGCGTCGAAGTCCGCCAGGGTATTCGCGCCCATAGCGGCGTCGTCGCCGATGCCGCGGTCGATGCTTTTACCGACATCACCCCGGAACTCCGCGCTTCGGCCGGTCCGCGCATGACGCTCGCCAGCACCGACTATTTCGACGCCTATTACGGCGTCAATGCGCGGGAATCGGCTGCCTCCGGCCTCAGCGGCTACAAGCCCGGCGGTGGCGTCAAATCCGTTGGCTTCGGCGGCGCCCTGACCTGGAAGGCCACGCAGAACTGGACCACGAGCACCTTCCTCGAATATACCCGGCTCACCGGCCCGGCCGCCGACAGCAGCCTCGTGCGCGAGCGCGGCGACCGCAACCAGCTGCTGATCGGTGTTTCCGCCAGCTACAAGTTCAATTTCACGATGAACTGA
- the ubiA gene encoding 4-hydroxybenzoate octaprenyltransferase, producing the protein MQNTGDINGRVADAPSGNWVYRVLPPTLWPYAQLARWDRPIGWQLLMWPCFWSVALAANASVAMGHGSPGFVVIYHLFLYFIGAVAMRGAGCTYNDLVDHEIDMSVARTRSRPLPSGRVTRFQAKVFIALQALVGLLVLLQFNWFAVILGVLSLGIVALYPFAKRFTDWPQFFLGLAFSWGALMGWAGLFGSLSFASIVLYLAAILWTIGYDTIYAHQDKEDDELIGVRSTARLFGDRTRLWLVGLYGATLLLMLLSFALAGTSWLAYLGLIVAGGMFAYQIAVLDINDGEQCLALFKSNNRVGLIIFAGLFLSFLFLVP; encoded by the coding sequence ATGCAAAACACAGGCGACATCAACGGGCGCGTCGCCGACGCGCCTTCCGGCAACTGGGTCTACCGGGTTCTCCCCCCGACGCTCTGGCCTTACGCCCAGCTTGCGCGCTGGGACCGGCCGATCGGCTGGCAGCTCCTGATGTGGCCATGCTTCTGGTCCGTAGCGCTTGCGGCCAATGCCTCTGTCGCCATGGGACATGGTTCGCCCGGCTTCGTGGTAATTTATCACCTCTTCCTCTATTTCATCGGCGCCGTCGCCATGCGCGGCGCTGGCTGCACCTATAATGATCTGGTCGACCACGAGATCGACATGTCCGTGGCCCGCACGCGCTCGCGCCCGCTGCCATCGGGCCGCGTAACACGTTTCCAGGCCAAGGTGTTCATCGCATTGCAGGCTCTGGTCGGCCTGCTGGTGCTGCTGCAGTTCAATTGGTTTGCCGTCATCCTCGGCGTGCTGTCGCTCGGCATCGTCGCGCTCTATCCCTTTGCCAAGCGCTTCACGGACTGGCCGCAGTTCTTCCTTGGGCTTGCCTTTTCCTGGGGCGCCCTGATGGGCTGGGCCGGCCTTTTCGGCAGCCTGTCCTTTGCCTCGATCGTGCTCTATCTCGCAGCCATCCTCTGGACCATCGGCTACGACACGATCTATGCGCATCAGGACAAGGAGGATGACGAGCTGATCGGTGTCCGGTCGACCGCCCGGCTTTTCGGTGACCGGACGCGTCTCTGGCTGGTCGGGCTTTACGGCGCGACGCTGCTTCTGATGCTGCTGTCCTTTGCGCTTGCGGGTACAAGCTGGCTGGCCTATCTCGGCCTGATCGTCGCCGGCGGCATGTTCGCCTATCAGATCGCCGTGCTTGACATCAACGACGGCGAACAATGCCTGGCCTTGTTCAAATCGAACAATCGGGTCGGGCTGATCATCTTCGCCGGCCTCTTCCTGTCGTTCCTGTTTCTCGTTCCCTGA
- a CDS encoding GNAT family N-acetyltransferase, producing MACEIRLASEADAEAISGVILTALRESNAQDYSPDIIARVAESFSPAGVRKLMSSRMVFVAIDGESLVGTASLDRAVVRTVFVSPFAQRRGIGANLMAAIERAARAGGIATLSVPSSITAQGFYEKLGFNAVGESFHGDERTIVMERSLTP from the coding sequence ATGGCATGTGAAATCCGTCTGGCCTCGGAGGCGGACGCCGAGGCGATCAGCGGCGTCATCCTTACCGCACTTCGTGAGAGCAACGCACAGGATTATTCCCCGGATATCATCGCGCGCGTTGCAGAGAGCTTTAGTCCCGCTGGCGTGCGTAAGCTCATGAGCAGCAGAATGGTCTTCGTGGCAATTGATGGTGAAAGCCTTGTCGGGACCGCGAGCCTTGACCGTGCCGTTGTGCGCACGGTGTTCGTCTCTCCTTTTGCGCAACGACGCGGCATTGGCGCCAACCTGATGGCTGCAATCGAACGGGCGGCGAGGGCAGGCGGCATCGCCACCCTGTCCGTCCCCTCGTCGATTACCGCGCAGGGTTTCTACGAAAAGCTCGGCTTCAATGCTGTCGGCGAGAGTTTCCACGGCGATGAACGAACGATCGTCATGGAGCGCTCGCTGACGCCATAA
- a CDS encoding DUF6101 family protein — protein sequence MTNTVLKPDWAGTTLRLDPARFPQQVSYAMRGAEGDVTITIDERGAVLRKILPSSGLPLSVALPKRAFQGVAARAIDHGDGEVTVTLELHHSDPDLCIPLLVAHDLSDIAADWRSWSEAFRIPMLMIEADGVARPLEEHLGGVRSQDSQPRRRHSYFANRRPRFLVRRTTGKLGVKMKIQGREIIARH from the coding sequence ATGACTAATACCGTCCTGAAGCCCGACTGGGCTGGAACCACACTGCGGCTTGATCCGGCGCGCTTCCCGCAACAGGTCAGCTATGCCATGCGAGGTGCCGAGGGTGACGTCACCATTACGATCGATGAGCGCGGCGCAGTGCTGCGCAAGATCCTGCCGTCCAGCGGCCTGCCGCTGTCCGTCGCCTTGCCCAAGCGTGCATTCCAGGGTGTAGCCGCCCGCGCCATCGATCACGGCGACGGCGAAGTCACCGTCACGCTGGAACTGCATCACTCCGATCCGGATCTCTGCATCCCCCTTCTCGTCGCTCACGATTTGAGCGACATCGCTGCCGACTGGCGCTCCTGGTCGGAAGCCTTCCGCATTCCCATGCTGATGATCGAAGCCGACGGTGTTGCCCGTCCGCTGGAAGAACATCTCGGCGGCGTCCGCTCGCAGGACAGTCAGCCGCGTCGCCGCCATTCCTACTTTGCAAACCGCCGTCCCCGCTTCCTCGTGCGCCGCACGACCGGCAAGCTCGGCGTCAAGATGAAGATCCAGGGCCGCGAGATCATCGCCAGACATTAA
- a CDS encoding DUF1217 domain-containing protein — MISTYLGYTIATRDMATSLNQVAQQSQNKRLIDYYNANIGKVTNVDDFLNDYQLYSYAMEAYGLSDMTYAKAFMKQVLTSDLSDSSSFANKLTDPRYKEFAAAFNFGTSSTGTTNTAQTSTQEDDLIGLYQQSFTNEETSAATETTYYSQNISSVKTVDDLLGNTRLRNYVLQAYGIDPTYVSNSSLKQMLTSDLSDPNSYVNLNGGTADKALVAEFNFNADGTIKTSTPDGDTAYYEANIGNVTSVDQLTSNPQLFQYVKTAFNIPSYITADQFNASAKDASTASSNGLTAVMAEFNFQSDGTVASGSQAQTSGQISATTAGYTTNYPGGPQTLSQQADVMSAYNSTVPSFTTSVGATDNDLYYKNHIGSITSVDQLTSDTRLFDYVKTAYGIDPTTPAVVFKNAFGDATTAAIFGLTDVVSQFNFQSDGTLASGQTAQSQDEIDAASTAYMSNYQSSQSTLTTDAVNNYKNRIASVKTIKDFFASNTTDSSTSNDSAPELYQMALRAYGIGENEVTKSQLTKILESDPYDPKSYVNSLKDSRFTALAKAFNFDSKGNLKAPVQSLSQTQINSYISEYSSRSTAGLSGAELTKATSDAKTAGTYFATNIVNVTSVTDLLADSKLTNFILTANGIDPKTVDTATLKKAFASDPSSSTSFINTTDGAKFKSIVEAFNFGTDGNLTDTKLGTAQNQGALAATNDLFLHQTLEDQQGETNPGVRLALYFQRKAPDINSIYDIMGDSALYEVITTTYNLPSSISNMDVDTQASMLKKFVNVSDLQDPDKVNQLLQRFSAMYDMENNTTTSTSPALSILTGSSSSSGISADTLLSIAQLSSSR; from the coding sequence ATGATTTCCACTTATCTTGGTTATACGATCGCAACCAGAGATATGGCGACCTCACTCAATCAGGTGGCGCAACAGTCGCAAAACAAGCGCTTGATCGACTATTACAACGCCAATATCGGCAAAGTAACGAACGTCGATGACTTCCTGAATGACTATCAGCTATACAGTTACGCAATGGAAGCCTACGGGCTTTCGGACATGACCTACGCCAAGGCCTTTATGAAACAGGTCCTCACCAGCGACCTCAGCGACTCCAGCAGTTTCGCCAATAAGCTCACCGATCCGCGCTACAAGGAGTTCGCTGCGGCGTTCAATTTCGGTACGAGCTCGACGGGAACGACGAATACGGCACAAACGAGCACGCAGGAAGACGACCTCATCGGGCTTTACCAGCAATCATTTACGAATGAAGAGACGTCTGCGGCAACCGAAACGACCTATTACAGCCAGAACATCAGCTCGGTTAAGACGGTCGATGACCTTCTCGGCAACACCCGCCTGCGTAATTATGTGCTGCAAGCCTACGGCATTGACCCGACCTATGTGTCGAATTCGTCTCTGAAGCAGATGCTGACGAGCGATCTCAGCGACCCCAACAGCTACGTCAATCTGAATGGCGGCACCGCCGACAAGGCCCTGGTGGCGGAATTCAATTTCAATGCCGACGGCACCATCAAGACATCGACGCCGGACGGCGACACGGCCTATTACGAGGCCAATATCGGCAACGTTACCTCGGTCGATCAGCTGACGTCCAATCCGCAGCTGTTCCAATACGTCAAGACGGCTTTCAATATCCCGTCCTACATCACGGCAGACCAGTTCAATGCTTCTGCCAAGGATGCCAGCACCGCAAGTTCGAACGGTCTGACCGCCGTCATGGCGGAATTCAACTTCCAGAGCGACGGCACGGTCGCATCCGGCTCGCAGGCCCAGACGTCCGGTCAGATAAGCGCAACCACGGCCGGCTATACCACGAACTATCCCGGAGGGCCGCAGACCCTCAGCCAGCAGGCCGATGTGATGAGCGCCTACAATTCCACCGTGCCCTCATTCACGACAAGCGTGGGGGCAACCGACAATGATCTTTATTACAAGAATCATATCGGCTCCATCACGTCAGTCGATCAGTTGACGTCGGACACGCGTCTTTTCGATTACGTCAAGACGGCTTACGGCATCGATCCGACGACGCCAGCCGTCGTCTTCAAGAATGCGTTCGGCGATGCGACGACCGCCGCCATCTTTGGCCTGACCGACGTCGTCTCCCAATTCAATTTCCAGTCGGACGGCACGCTTGCTTCCGGCCAGACCGCACAGTCCCAGGACGAGATCGACGCGGCCTCCACGGCCTATATGAGCAACTATCAATCATCGCAGTCGACTCTGACCACGGATGCGGTCAACAACTACAAGAACCGCATCGCCAGCGTGAAGACCATCAAGGATTTCTTCGCAAGCAACACGACCGACAGCAGCACCTCGAACGACAGCGCGCCGGAGCTTTATCAGATGGCGTTGCGCGCCTATGGCATCGGCGAGAACGAAGTCACGAAGTCCCAGCTGACCAAGATTCTCGAAAGCGATCCCTACGATCCGAAGAGCTACGTCAATTCGCTCAAGGACTCTCGTTTTACCGCGCTTGCCAAGGCGTTCAATTTCGACAGCAAAGGCAATCTGAAGGCGCCGGTGCAGTCTTTGTCGCAGACGCAGATCAACAGCTATATCTCGGAATATTCCAGCCGCAGCACGGCGGGACTGTCGGGAGCCGAGCTGACCAAAGCCACCAGCGACGCCAAGACCGCTGGCACCTATTTCGCCACCAACATCGTCAACGTGACCAGCGTTACGGATCTGCTGGCCGACAGCAAGCTTACGAATTTCATCCTGACGGCCAACGGCATCGATCCGAAGACCGTCGATACGGCGACGCTGAAGAAGGCTTTTGCTTCCGATCCGTCCAGCTCGACAAGCTTCATCAACACGACCGATGGCGCGAAGTTCAAGAGCATCGTCGAGGCGTTCAATTTCGGCACCGACGGAAACCTGACCGACACGAAGCTCGGCACGGCGCAAAACCAGGGCGCGCTCGCCGCGACCAATGATCTCTTTCTGCATCAGACACTGGAAGATCAGCAAGGCGAGACCAATCCGGGCGTGCGTCTGGCGCTCTACTTCCAGCGCAAGGCGCCCGATATCAACTCGATCTATGACATCATGGGCGATTCCGCTCTCTATGAGGTCATCACCACGACCTACAATCTGCCGAGCTCGATCTCCAATATGGATGTCGATACCCAGGCCAGCATGCTGAAAAAGTTCGTCAATGTGAGCGACCTGCAGGACCCGGACAAGGTCAACCAGCTGCTGCAGCGATTCTCCGCGATGTACGACATGGAGAACAATACGACCACTTCGACGTCGCCAGCACTTTCGATTCTCACGGGCTCGTCGTCGAGCTCCGGCATCAGCGCCGACACGCTGCTTTCCATCGCACAGCTGTCCTCGTCGCGGTAA
- a CDS encoding DNA translocase FtsK — MRLSRTTLSNASQGVQPEGDLDPEQAAEEARRAEQIAARRAFLEEKIRNAREAKRKAEEQRHAEEKRLAEEVRKRTAAAPPPVVEALQSAAVTSEQEMPVLPQGISAEDLASPGWQNAFLMGPNVRFTRTRENEIISRRPPVEPKAEIRPPAAAHAAMRVMEPPVAVETPAAPAATIVVPSVRQDEFHLPLLEDMPLVVQSYIPTVIQNSPATEPDALEMTVIATAFSKAPAIALDASPVQSKVPESLAAPVVESRLVHLSDFAFWDAMPFDGEFISVLKGESKQPATPQRPEVDAESIIAKFRVVECRRPAAAVEVLPVGALSPAVEIATPVETVSSQPAADLSTPAMDELAALEAAILAPVIETTPAAVEAATAEQPTVAEPAETFVPPAFVTAVYGAEAAPAVETRPAPVMVLAPMPKKVAAPAPAEPVAKAASTIPAVEAAAQRLIDAPPSRISPRRPASLTPPEWRPIAPSVDGEYELPPRELLQEPAIRSGVIMTQETLEQNAGLLESVLEDFGVKGEIIHVRPGPVVTLYEFEPAPGVKSSRVINLADDIARSMSALSARVAVVPGRNVIGIELPNVNRETVYFREMIDSPDFEKSGYKLALGLGKTIGGEPVIAELAKMPHLLVAGTTGSGKSVAINTMILSLLYRMTPEQCRLIMVDPKMLELSVYDGIPHLLTPVVTDPKKAVMALKWAVREMEDRYKKMSRLGVRNIDGYNSRVASAKEKGETIHVMVQTGFDKGTGAPIEEQQEMDLTPMPYIVVIVDEMADLMMVAGKEIEGAIQRLAQMARAAGIHLIMATQRPSVDVITGTIKANFPTRISFQVTSKIDSRTILGEQGAEQLLGQGDMLHMAGGGRISRVHGPFVSDEEVEKVVAHLKLQGRPEYLDTVTADEEEEDEEEDTAVFDKGAIASEDGDDLYEQAIKVVMRDKKCSTSYIQRRLGIGYNRAASLVERMEKDGLVGPANHVGKREIITGNRNGGGNSSQEDFD; from the coding sequence ATGCGTCTTTCCCGAACGACACTTTCCAATGCGTCTCAAGGCGTCCAGCCGGAGGGCGATCTCGACCCGGAGCAGGCAGCCGAAGAGGCACGCCGCGCCGAGCAGATTGCCGCTCGCCGCGCATTCCTGGAAGAGAAGATTCGCAATGCCCGCGAAGCCAAGCGTAAGGCTGAAGAGCAGCGCCACGCCGAGGAAAAGCGCCTTGCCGAAGAGGTGAGGAAGCGCACCGCCGCGGCACCGCCGCCGGTCGTGGAGGCGCTGCAGTCGGCCGCCGTTACGAGCGAGCAGGAAATGCCCGTTCTGCCGCAGGGAATCTCCGCGGAAGATCTCGCATCGCCCGGCTGGCAGAATGCCTTCCTGATGGGGCCGAACGTACGGTTTACCCGCACGCGCGAAAACGAAATCATCAGCCGCCGCCCGCCCGTCGAGCCGAAGGCCGAGATTCGACCGCCTGCCGCCGCGCACGCCGCGATGCGGGTGATGGAGCCGCCTGTTGCGGTCGAAACACCTGCGGCACCGGCTGCAACCATTGTCGTCCCGTCCGTGCGGCAGGACGAGTTCCATCTGCCGCTGCTCGAAGACATGCCGCTGGTGGTGCAAAGCTACATTCCGACAGTAATTCAGAATTCCCCGGCGACCGAGCCGGACGCATTGGAGATGACCGTTATCGCTACCGCATTTTCGAAGGCTCCCGCGATCGCGCTGGATGCTTCCCCTGTTCAGTCAAAGGTTCCCGAGTCCCTAGCCGCGCCTGTGGTCGAGTCGCGTCTTGTCCATCTTTCCGATTTCGCCTTCTGGGATGCGATGCCGTTCGACGGCGAATTCATCTCTGTCCTCAAGGGTGAGTCGAAGCAGCCGGCGACGCCGCAGAGGCCGGAAGTCGATGCCGAATCGATTATTGCGAAGTTCCGTGTCGTCGAGTGCCGCCGTCCGGCTGCCGCTGTCGAGGTGCTGCCCGTCGGCGCGCTATCTCCGGCGGTCGAAATTGCAACGCCAGTCGAAACTGTCTCCAGCCAGCCGGCGGCAGATCTCAGCACGCCGGCCATGGACGAGCTTGCTGCACTGGAGGCGGCCATTCTGGCTCCCGTCATCGAGACGACGCCCGCCGCTGTTGAAGCTGCCACTGCCGAGCAGCCGACCGTGGCAGAGCCGGCCGAAACATTCGTACCGCCCGCTTTCGTCACGGCAGTTTACGGCGCTGAAGCTGCTCCTGCTGTCGAAACTCGTCCGGCTCCCGTCATGGTCTTGGCACCAATGCCGAAGAAGGTTGCAGCGCCTGCGCCTGCCGAACCGGTTGCCAAGGCTGCATCGACCATTCCGGCCGTCGAAGCTGCAGCGCAGCGCCTCATCGACGCGCCGCCGTCGCGGATCTCGCCGCGCCGTCCTGCGTCCCTGACACCGCCCGAGTGGCGCCCGATCGCTCCCAGCGTCGATGGCGAATACGAACTGCCGCCGCGCGAACTGCTGCAGGAGCCCGCCATCCGTTCCGGCGTCATCATGACCCAGGAAACGCTGGAGCAGAATGCCGGCCTGCTGGAAAGCGTGCTCGAGGACTTCGGCGTCAAGGGCGAGATCATCCATGTCCGTCCAGGCCCTGTCGTCACGCTCTATGAATTCGAGCCGGCGCCTGGCGTCAAATCTTCGCGCGTCATCAACCTCGCAGACGACATCGCCCGCTCGATGTCGGCGCTCTCGGCTCGTGTCGCTGTCGTCCCCGGCCGCAACGTCATCGGCATCGAACTGCCGAACGTCAACCGCGAGACCGTCTATTTCCGCGAGATGATCGATTCGCCCGATTTCGAGAAGAGCGGCTATAAGCTTGCGCTCGGCCTCGGCAAGACGATCGGCGGCGAGCCCGTCATCGCCGAACTCGCCAAGATGCCGCATCTGCTTGTCGCCGGCACCACCGGCTCGGGCAAGTCGGTCGCCATCAACACCATGATCCTGTCGCTGCTCTATCGCATGACGCCGGAGCAGTGCCGCCTGATCATGGTCGATCCGAAGATGCTCGAACTCTCCGTCTATGACGGCATTCCGCATCTTCTGACCCCCGTCGTTACCGACCCGAAGAAGGCCGTGATGGCGCTGAAGTGGGCGGTTCGCGAAATGGAGGATCGCTACAAGAAGATGTCGCGCCTCGGCGTGCGTAACATCGACGGCTACAACAGCCGCGTTGCCTCCGCCAAGGAAAAGGGCGAGACAATCCACGTCATGGTCCAGACCGGCTTCGACAAGGGCACCGGTGCTCCGATCGAAGAGCAGCAGGAAATGGACCTGACGCCGATGCCCTATATCGTCGTCATCGTCGACGAAATGGCCGACTTGATGATGGTCGCCGGCAAGGAGATCGAAGGTGCGATCCAGCGTCTGGCGCAGATGGCGCGTGCCGCCGGTATCCACCTGATCATGGCAACGCAGCGTCCATCGGTCGACGTCATCACCGGCACGATCAAGGCGAACTTCCCGACGCGCATCTCCTTCCAGGTCACGTCGAAGATCGACAGCCGCACCATCCTTGGCGAACAGGGTGCCGAACAGCTCCTCGGCCAGGGTGACATGCTGCATATGGCCGGCGGCGGCCGCATCTCCCGCGTCCACGGCCCCTTCGTGTCCGACGAGGAGGTCGAAAAGGTCGTGGCTCATCTGAAGCTGCAGGGCCGTCCGGAATATCTCGACACGGTCACTGCCGACGAGGAAGAGGAAGACGAGGAAGAAGATACGGCCGTGTTCGACAAGGGCGCCATTGCCTCGGAAGATGGCGACGATCTCTACGAACAGGCGATCAAGGTGGTCATGCGCGACAAGAAGTGCTCGACCTCCTACATCCAGCGCCGCCTTGGCATTGGCTACAACCGCGCCGCCTCGCTCGTCGAGCGCATGGAAAAGGACGGTCTGGTCGGCCCGGCCAACCACGTCGGCAAGCGCGAAATCATCACCGGCAACCGCAATGGCGGCGGCAACTCCAGCCAGGAAGATTTCGATTGA
- a CDS encoding MOSC domain-containing protein, translating to MGDKRIYVTAVSSSGVHGFSKQTKDHIQLLTGLGVEGDAHMGVTVKHRSRVAVDPTQPNLRQVHIIHEELFEELTEKGFSVAPGDMGENIATRGIDLLSLPQGTRLHIGADAIVEVTGLRNPCRQIDNFQKGLLHAVLDKDADGGLIRKAGIMGIVSQGGRVQRDDTIHVELPPLPHIKLERV from the coding sequence ATGGGCGACAAGCGCATATATGTGACGGCGGTCAGTAGCAGCGGCGTGCACGGGTTCAGCAAGCAGACCAAGGATCATATTCAGCTGCTGACCGGGCTCGGTGTGGAGGGCGATGCGCATATGGGGGTAACGGTGAAGCACCGTTCCCGTGTCGCGGTCGATCCGACACAGCCCAATCTACGCCAGGTGCATATCATCCATGAAGAGCTGTTCGAGGAGCTGACCGAAAAGGGATTTTCCGTCGCGCCTGGTGATATGGGCGAAAATATCGCGACCAGAGGGATCGACCTGCTTTCCCTGCCTCAAGGCACGCGCCTGCATATCGGCGCGGATGCGATCGTCGAGGTGACGGGCTTGCGCAATCCCTGCAGGCAGATCGACAATTTCCAGAAGGGCCTGCTGCATGCCGTGCTCGACAAGGATGCCGATGGCGGCCTGATTCGCAAGGCGGGCATCATGGGCATTGTCTCGCAGGGCGGCCGTGTGCAGCGCGATGACACCATCCATGTCGAGCTGCCGCCACTGCCGCACATCAAGCTCGAGCGTGTCTGA
- the phnF gene encoding phosphonate metabolism transcriptional regulator PhnF, with amino-acid sequence MVENNRQDEGVKTAGGWATVAAQLRNAIDEGRHAPGSRLPSERALSEQFGVSRVTMRRAIAELEGEGLLRVARGSGAYVRADMPVRFQLGDKVRFSKDLTATDANLTRKVASAREVPATADIAARLNLQPGEMVLDMCVVAYADALPVSVVMRSCSAKRFPGLAEKFAATGSFTAALQDYGVTDYWRRSTDITARMPTEAEARLLQQSRLTPVLAYAGEDIDAEGTVISCQIGCFASERVVVTV; translated from the coding sequence ATGGTAGAAAATAATCGACAGGATGAAGGCGTAAAAACTGCGGGAGGCTGGGCGACCGTTGCCGCGCAACTGCGAAATGCCATCGATGAGGGTCGGCATGCTCCGGGTAGCCGCCTGCCAAGCGAACGCGCCTTGTCCGAACAATTCGGCGTCTCCAGGGTGACGATGCGGCGGGCGATCGCCGAACTGGAGGGGGAGGGACTGCTGCGTGTCGCGCGGGGCAGCGGTGCCTATGTCCGCGCCGACATGCCCGTTCGTTTCCAGTTGGGCGACAAGGTGCGGTTCAGCAAGGATCTGACTGCGACGGACGCTAACCTCACGCGCAAGGTTGCCTCGGCAAGGGAAGTCCCGGCAACCGCCGATATCGCTGCAAGGCTGAATTTGCAGCCGGGCGAAATGGTGCTGGATATGTGCGTAGTTGCCTATGCCGACGCGCTTCCCGTCTCGGTCGTCATGCGCAGCTGCTCGGCAAAGCGCTTTCCCGGTCTGGCGGAGAAGTTTGCCGCAACGGGCTCGTTCACAGCGGCACTCCAGGATTACGGCGTGACCGACTATTGGCGGCGCTCCACCGACATCACGGCGCGCATGCCGACGGAAGCCGAGGCGCGCCTTTTGCAGCAATCGCGCCTGACGCCCGTCCTTGCCTATGCCGGCGAAGACATCGATGCCGAGGGCACGGTCATTTCCTGCCAGATCGGCTGCTTCGCCTCGGAGCGGGTGGTCGTGACCGTCTGA